In one Nicotiana sylvestris chromosome 8, ASM39365v2, whole genome shotgun sequence genomic region, the following are encoded:
- the LOC138875770 gene encoding protein neprosin-like produces MDDENHKNASKRSTDFDCNMVVLYHDEVEGLSKKDHDELERRLKLLNKPAVKTIKTEYGDIYDCMDFYLQPAFDHPLLKNHTYHPQRDKESATSNSSSKLGLRDGGCPMGTVPIRRSTKEDLIRERRFNASYAGGIFHFALGQTLNDPDFEISGAGTTSSIYNSKVLPNQWSASIVKVQNGRDQIQAGWRVSITVN; encoded by the exons ATGGAT GATGAAAACCACAAGAATGCATCTAAGCGTAGTACAGATTTTGATTGCAACATGGTTGTTCTTTACCATGATGAAGTTGAGGGCTTATCAAAGAAGGACCATGATGAATTGGAGAGGCGACTAAAACTTTTAAATAAGCCTGCAGTAAAAACTATTAAG ACTGAATATGGAGATATTTATGACTGTATGGATTTTTATCTACAACCTGCATTTGATCATCCTTTACTGAAGAATCATACTTATCATCCTCAG AGAGACAAAGAATCCGCAACATCCAATAGCTCCTCCAAACTCGGGCTGAGAGATGGAGGTTGTCCAATGGGAACAGTTCCTATTAGAAGATCTACCAAAGAAGATCTCATTAGAGAAAGAAGATTTAATGCTAGTTATGCTGGTGGCATCTTTCAC TTTGCTCTAGGACAAACGCTAAATGATCCGGATTTCGAAATTTCAGGAGCTGGAACAACAAGTAGTATTTATAATTCAAAGGTTCTTCCGAACCAATGGAGTGCATCCATCGTGAAGGTACAAAATGGCCGTGACCAAATACAAGCTGGGTGGCGTGTAAGTATTACTGTTAATTAG